One Luteolibacter flavescens genomic region harbors:
- a CDS encoding M48 family metallopeptidase has translation MSEIQTLETPAGPAVLRRSRRRTLAISVLPDGSLELAAPEDAAEDAILAKVEKRSRWIATQRRAFREMNIAPPPRRYVSGATHRYLGRQYRLKVTMGESTSVILKGGFFQIATPNAEAAEVEAALKSWFRVRAKEQFQKRVASWADWCRKRRLPEPRLQLRQMPKRWGSASADGRIALNPELIHTPGPCIDYVIVHEICHLKHPAHDKAFFRQLSVLLPNWRTLKVRLEKTEFS, from the coding sequence ATGTCTGAAATCCAGACACTCGAAACGCCGGCAGGCCCCGCCGTTCTCAGGCGCAGCCGGCGACGGACGCTGGCGATCAGCGTGCTGCCCGATGGCTCGCTGGAACTCGCCGCCCCGGAGGACGCCGCGGAGGACGCGATCCTCGCGAAGGTTGAGAAGCGTTCCCGCTGGATCGCCACCCAGCGCCGCGCCTTTCGCGAGATGAACATCGCCCCGCCGCCCCGACGCTACGTTTCGGGCGCAACGCATCGCTACCTCGGCCGGCAGTACCGGCTGAAGGTGACCATGGGCGAATCCACGAGCGTAATTTTGAAGGGCGGCTTCTTCCAAATCGCCACGCCGAACGCCGAGGCTGCCGAAGTGGAGGCGGCCTTGAAGAGCTGGTTCCGCGTCCGTGCGAAGGAACAATTTCAGAAGCGCGTCGCATCGTGGGCGGACTGGTGCCGCAAGCGACGCCTGCCTGAACCCAGGCTTCAGCTCCGCCAGATGCCGAAGCGCTGGGGCAGCGCGAGCGCGGACGGGAGAATCGCGCTGAATCCCGAGCTCATCCACACTCCGGGTCCTTGCATCGACTACGTGATCGTTCACGAGATCTGCCACCTCAAGCATCCGGCGCACGACAAAGCGTTCTTCAGGCAATTGTCGGTGCTCTTGCCGAACTGGCGGACGTTGAAGGTGAGGTTGGAAAAAACCGAATTTTCGTGA
- a CDS encoding type I restriction endonuclease subunit R: MTPDFKEAPISQIPALRLLQQLGYGYLSPEEVAVERRGRLGRVLLEDTLARQLQRLNRVSFKGKEVPFSQENIAKAIEALRDLPFEGLVRTSEKVYDLLTLGKSLDQTIDGETKGFTLRYIDWENPWNNTFHVTAEYDVERTGSHETRRPDIVCFVNGIPFVVIECKRPDVKHSLEEAVKQNLRNQQEDEIPQLFIHSQLLIALNKNDGSYATTGTPLKFWAKWREMHEVRDSVRSAVNLPLRPDEHAKLFKGLFAFAKEEIEEQAMHGREPTGQDLLLWSLCRPERLIELARQFIIYDEGGAVKKIARYQQYFAIRSTLERVRQRDPLGRRKGGVIWQTQGSGKSLAMVLLGKALALEKGIPNARVVIVTDRIDLDEQIWKTFHQCGKEPQQAKTGAHLIQLLKDDRAGVITTLIQKFGAAAKESKSFTIEDENLFVLVDESHRSHYGEANILMQKALPKSCYIGFTGTPLMKEEKSTAKKFGGFIDPAYTIRDAVEDEAVVPLLYEGRHVMQEVNRKAIDPMFEAMCEGLTKEQKADLKRKFAARDELNRLHSRLYLIAWDVSQHFSKQWSGTGFKGQLTAPGKKEALLLKSFLDQFGKVTSEVIISGLGEIENPEEHRQPEQDESVELFWKAMMAKYGSEKEYNRRIIDAFKKGEEPEILIVVDKLLTGFDAPRNVVLYIARGLKEHNLLQAIARVNRLHPGKDYGYIIDYYGVVTQLHDALELYGSLDGKFDAEDLEGTLTDLTEELKKLPGYHDLVWDLFKAVPNKKDEEAFELALEAKDVRDDFYTRLSRFSRVLKMALSSIRWISDTPRDKVERYKQDAAFFQKLRASVKLRYAEEIDYRDYEKQIQKMLNTYVQADEILQIVEPVNIFEREAFQAEVDRAQSPRAKADTIANRTKKTITEKMDEDPFFYRKFSALLQQAIDDYKAQRITDAEYLKRVTEIMEQIRDGKSQEAPDILKERDLSRALFGALKEKMNPGARADSPSSSVLREDPVEYRVSRPAPPDPIEQVLAGAACDMEDIIRKHAVVRWRENVDAQNRMRNDLDDFLFRLQKEKGIPMSYEQMDAIIEAVITIAIHRSDDV; encoded by the coding sequence ATGACCCCCGACTTCAAAGAAGCTCCTATCAGCCAAATCCCGGCGCTGCGTCTTCTCCAACAGCTCGGCTACGGCTATCTGAGCCCGGAAGAAGTCGCGGTCGAACGTCGCGGCCGACTCGGCCGGGTGCTGCTGGAAGACACCTTGGCCCGCCAGCTCCAGCGACTGAACCGGGTTTCCTTCAAGGGCAAAGAGGTACCTTTCAGCCAGGAGAACATCGCCAAGGCAATCGAGGCGCTGCGCGATCTCCCCTTCGAGGGCCTGGTCCGCACCAGCGAGAAGGTCTACGACCTGTTGACGCTGGGCAAGAGCCTGGACCAGACGATCGATGGCGAGACCAAGGGCTTCACCCTGCGCTACATCGATTGGGAGAACCCGTGGAACAACACCTTTCATGTCACCGCGGAGTATGATGTGGAGCGAACCGGCAGCCACGAGACGCGGCGGCCGGACATCGTGTGCTTCGTCAATGGCATCCCCTTCGTGGTGATCGAGTGCAAGCGGCCGGACGTGAAGCATTCGCTGGAGGAAGCGGTGAAGCAGAACCTGCGTAACCAGCAGGAGGACGAGATCCCGCAGCTTTTCATCCACAGCCAGCTTCTCATCGCGCTGAACAAGAACGACGGCAGCTACGCGACCACCGGCACGCCGCTGAAGTTCTGGGCGAAGTGGCGGGAGATGCACGAGGTCCGCGACTCGGTCCGCTCCGCGGTGAACCTGCCCTTGCGGCCGGACGAGCACGCGAAGCTCTTCAAGGGCCTCTTCGCCTTCGCCAAGGAGGAGATCGAGGAGCAGGCGATGCACGGCCGCGAGCCGACCGGTCAGGATCTCCTGTTGTGGTCGCTGTGCCGGCCGGAGCGGCTGATCGAGCTGGCCCGCCAGTTCATCATCTACGACGAGGGCGGCGCGGTGAAGAAGATCGCCCGCTACCAGCAGTATTTCGCGATCCGCAGCACGCTGGAGCGCGTGCGCCAGCGGGATCCGCTGGGCCGCCGCAAGGGCGGCGTGATCTGGCAGACGCAGGGCTCCGGCAAGTCATTGGCCATGGTGCTGCTCGGCAAGGCGCTAGCGCTGGAGAAGGGCATCCCGAACGCGCGGGTGGTGATCGTGACCGACCGCATCGACCTGGACGAGCAGATCTGGAAGACCTTTCACCAATGCGGCAAGGAACCGCAGCAGGCGAAGACCGGCGCCCACCTGATCCAGCTCCTGAAGGACGACCGGGCCGGAGTGATCACCACCCTGATCCAGAAATTCGGCGCCGCGGCGAAGGAGTCGAAGAGCTTCACGATCGAGGACGAGAACCTCTTCGTGCTGGTGGATGAAAGCCACCGCAGCCACTACGGCGAGGCGAACATCCTGATGCAAAAGGCGCTGCCGAAGTCCTGCTACATCGGCTTCACCGGCACGCCGCTGATGAAGGAGGAGAAGAGCACGGCGAAGAAATTCGGCGGCTTCATCGATCCCGCCTACACGATCCGCGACGCAGTGGAAGACGAGGCGGTGGTGCCGCTGCTCTACGAGGGCCGCCACGTGATGCAGGAGGTGAATCGCAAGGCGATCGACCCGATGTTCGAAGCCATGTGCGAGGGCCTGACCAAGGAACAGAAAGCGGACCTGAAGCGGAAGTTCGCCGCCCGCGACGAACTGAACCGCCTGCACAGCCGGCTTTACCTGATCGCCTGGGATGTCTCGCAGCACTTTTCCAAGCAGTGGTCGGGCACCGGCTTCAAGGGCCAGCTCACCGCGCCGGGCAAGAAGGAGGCGCTGCTTCTGAAGAGCTTCCTCGACCAATTCGGCAAGGTCACCAGCGAGGTGATCATTTCCGGCCTCGGCGAGATAGAGAACCCGGAGGAGCACCGGCAGCCGGAGCAGGACGAGAGCGTGGAGCTGTTCTGGAAGGCGATGATGGCCAAGTATGGCAGCGAGAAAGAATACAACCGCCGCATTATCGACGCCTTCAAGAAGGGCGAGGAGCCGGAGATCCTGATCGTGGTGGACAAGCTGCTGACCGGCTTCGACGCACCGCGCAACGTGGTCCTCTACATTGCCCGCGGTCTGAAGGAGCACAACCTGCTGCAGGCGATCGCCCGCGTGAACCGCCTCCATCCGGGCAAGGACTACGGCTACATCATCGACTACTACGGCGTGGTCACCCAGCTCCACGACGCGCTGGAGCTTTACGGCAGCCTGGACGGGAAGTTCGATGCCGAGGATCTGGAGGGTACCCTCACCGACCTCACGGAGGAGCTGAAGAAGCTGCCCGGCTATCACGACCTCGTGTGGGATCTCTTCAAGGCGGTTCCGAACAAGAAGGACGAGGAAGCCTTCGAGCTGGCCTTGGAGGCGAAGGACGTCCGCGACGATTTCTACACCCGGCTCTCGCGTTTCTCCCGCGTGCTGAAGATGGCGCTTTCCAGCATCCGCTGGATCTCCGACACGCCGCGGGACAAGGTGGAGCGCTACAAGCAGGATGCCGCCTTTTTCCAGAAGCTGCGGGCCAGCGTGAAGCTGCGCTACGCCGAGGAGATCGACTACCGCGACTACGAGAAGCAGATCCAGAAGATGCTGAACACCTACGTCCAGGCGGACGAGATCCTCCAAATCGTGGAGCCGGTGAACATCTTCGAGCGGGAAGCCTTCCAGGCGGAAGTCGACCGGGCGCAGAGCCCGCGGGCGAAGGCCGACACGATCGCCAACCGGACCAAGAAGACGATCACCGAGAAGATGGACGAGGATCCCTTCTTCTACCGGAAGTTCTCCGCGCTGCTCCAGCAGGCGATCGACGACTACAAGGCGCAGCGAATCACCGATGCCGAATACCTGAAGCGCGTGACCGAGATCATGGAGCAGATCCGCGACGGCAAGTCCCAGGAAGCCCCGGACATCCTCAAGGAGCGGGACCTGTCCCGCGCCCTCTTCGGCGCGCTGAAGGAGAAGATGAACCCGGGTGCCCGCGCGGATTCGCCGTCGTCCTCCGTCTTGCGCGAGGATCCGGTTGAATACCGTGTCTCCCGGCCGGCGCCACCGGATCCCATCGAGCAAGTGCTCGCCGGCGCGGCCTGCGACATGGAGGACATCATCCGCAAGCACGCCGTGGTGCGCTGGCGCGAAAACGTGGACGCTCAGAACCGGATGCGGAACGACCTGGATGATTTCCTCTTCCGACTGCAGAAGGAAAAGGGCATCCCGATGAGCTACGAGCAGATGGACGCCATCATCGAGGCGGTCATTACCATCGCCATCCATCGATCCGACGATGTCTGA
- a CDS encoding AlbA family DNA-binding domain-containing protein, with product MSLIHLSLDAVSESDLQRLVEDRIPESKNIEYKQTLQFATDEQKREFLSDLTAFANTDGGDLIFGISEADGVAGELVGLNNLNPDDAAGKVENLLRDFVQPRIVGTRVRSVPLISGKHVLIIRIPRSFSAPHMVKHSGISRFCGRNSNGKYDLDVHELRLAFNAGETYAERLRAFRLDRINRLASGEAPVELAGSHMLALHILPLDGFRREGRLHTEELRKADQNFRLKPMNCSGWGPAFNFDGLVVKASNHEGKTTSYVQLFRKGFIEVVETQLLEPRQWKEGSPKPKIIPSIAWEQKLMEALPGYLEALASIGIPLPYSLSLSLLNVRGFWMYVSPSHSVHYDHAAINRDHLLTEEVLIETPDQPADILLRPLFDQVWNACGRAGSINYNEEGRWHPHQ from the coding sequence ATGTCCCTCATTCACCTTTCCCTAGATGCAGTTTCCGAAAGCGATCTGCAACGCCTCGTCGAGGATCGCATTCCGGAAAGCAAAAACATCGAGTATAAGCAGACCCTTCAGTTCGCAACCGATGAACAGAAGAGGGAGTTTCTTAGCGACCTGACGGCGTTCGCCAATACCGACGGCGGAGATCTGATTTTCGGAATCTCTGAAGCCGATGGCGTGGCTGGTGAGCTTGTTGGACTGAATAATCTTAATCCTGACGACGCAGCCGGAAAAGTTGAGAACTTGCTTAGGGACTTCGTGCAACCTCGCATCGTGGGCACACGGGTGAGGTCGGTACCCCTTATCTCGGGCAAGCATGTGTTGATCATTCGAATCCCCCGGAGCTTTTCGGCACCCCACATGGTGAAGCACAGCGGGATCAGTCGATTCTGCGGTCGAAACTCGAATGGCAAGTATGACCTGGATGTTCATGAGCTCCGACTGGCGTTCAATGCTGGAGAAACCTATGCCGAACGCCTCAGGGCATTCCGTTTGGATCGGATCAACCGCCTGGCAAGCGGTGAAGCTCCAGTCGAGTTAGCCGGATCCCACATGCTTGCGCTCCATATCCTTCCCCTCGATGGATTCCGGAGGGAAGGACGTCTCCATACGGAGGAGCTTCGCAAGGCAGATCAGAACTTTCGCCTCAAGCCAATGAACTGTTCGGGTTGGGGGCCGGCGTTCAATTTTGACGGGCTCGTGGTGAAAGCCTCGAATCACGAAGGCAAAACGACGTCCTACGTCCAATTGTTCAGGAAGGGGTTTATCGAGGTCGTCGAAACCCAGTTGCTGGAACCGCGACAATGGAAAGAAGGTAGCCCGAAGCCAAAGATCATTCCTTCCATCGCGTGGGAGCAGAAGCTTATGGAGGCGTTGCCCGGTTACCTGGAAGCTTTGGCCTCAATTGGCATTCCCCTGCCGTATTCATTGAGCCTGAGTCTCCTCAATGTCCGAGGATTCTGGATGTATGTCTCACCGTCGCACTCCGTTCACTATGATCATGCGGCGATCAATCGCGACCACCTCCTTACCGAAGAGGTTCTCATCGAAACGCCCGATCAACCCGCCGACATTCTCCTTCGTCCTTTGTTCGATCAAGTTTGGAACGCCTGCGGCAGAGCTGGCTCCATCAACTACAACGAAGAAGGGAGGTGGCATCCTCACCAATGA
- a CDS encoding transposase, whose protein sequence is MNPKHRRRYTADFKAQALALLEDRKPVSPLAQELGISDNLLFAWRLASQRA, encoded by the coding sequence ATGAATCCGAAGCACCGTCGGCGTTATACTGCCGATTTCAAAGCCCAGGCTCTCGCGCTTCTTGAGGACCGCAAGCCCGTTTCCCCACTCGCCCAGGAACTCGGAATCAGCGACAATCTCCTCTTCGCTTGGCGGCTGGCCTCGCAGCGCGCGTAG
- a CDS encoding type I restriction-modification system subunit M, with amino-acid sequence MSKINQSEINDVAWRACDTFRGVVDAENYRNYILVMLFWKYITDVWRDHRDAYLREYDGDEVRVARRMARERFQLPDGCDFYSIHALRTGTDIGERMNVALAGIEEANKAKLEGVFREVDFNSESKLGQTRDRNARLKLLLEDFASPKLDLRPSIVGEEDVIGNVYEYLLERFASDAGKKAGEFYTPGQVSKLLALLLAPKKGDTICDPTCGSGSLLIKVGRQADERDFALYGQEMNGTTHALCRMNMFLHGMDNFRIEWGDTLRNPRLFDGDHQLMKFDIVVANPPFSLDKWGHDEAEADPFHRFHRGRPPKSKGDWAFITHMIETAREGSGRVGVVVPHGVLFRGAAEGRIREALIKENLLEAVIGLPANLFFGTGIPAAILLFNKGKTHGDVLFIDASREFKDAKNQNVLTDEHLTKIDATYRAFQTVEKYAYRATSQELADNAFNLNIPRYVDTFEEEAEIDLDAVKREITTLEAELAEVRAKMQGYLEELGV; translated from the coding sequence ATGTCCAAGATCAACCAGTCCGAAATCAACGACGTCGCCTGGCGCGCCTGCGATACCTTCCGCGGCGTCGTCGATGCCGAGAACTACCGGAACTACATCCTCGTGATGCTGTTCTGGAAATACATCACCGACGTCTGGCGCGACCACCGCGATGCCTACCTGCGCGAGTACGATGGCGACGAAGTCCGCGTCGCCCGCCGCATGGCGCGCGAGCGCTTCCAGCTCCCGGACGGCTGCGACTTCTACAGCATTCACGCCCTGCGCACCGGGACCGACATCGGCGAGCGGATGAATGTCGCCCTCGCCGGCATCGAGGAGGCGAACAAGGCGAAACTCGAAGGCGTCTTTCGCGAGGTCGATTTCAATTCCGAATCCAAGCTCGGCCAGACCCGCGACCGGAATGCCCGGCTCAAGCTCCTGTTGGAAGACTTCGCCTCGCCGAAGCTCGACCTCCGCCCGTCCATCGTCGGCGAGGAGGACGTGATCGGAAATGTCTACGAGTACCTGCTGGAGCGCTTCGCCTCGGATGCCGGGAAAAAGGCCGGCGAGTTCTATACGCCCGGCCAGGTCTCGAAGCTCCTCGCCCTGCTGCTGGCACCAAAGAAGGGCGACACTATCTGCGATCCCACCTGCGGCTCCGGCTCGCTGCTCATCAAGGTCGGCCGCCAAGCGGACGAGCGGGACTTCGCCCTCTACGGCCAGGAAATGAACGGCACCACCCATGCGCTCTGCCGCATGAACATGTTCCTCCACGGCATGGACAACTTCCGCATCGAGTGGGGAGATACCCTGCGGAATCCGCGGCTCTTCGATGGCGACCACCAGCTGATGAAGTTCGACATCGTCGTCGCCAATCCCCCCTTCTCGCTCGACAAGTGGGGCCACGACGAAGCGGAGGCTGATCCCTTCCACCGCTTCCACCGCGGCCGGCCGCCGAAGTCGAAGGGCGACTGGGCCTTTATCACCCACATGATCGAAACCGCCCGCGAGGGCAGCGGTCGGGTCGGCGTCGTGGTTCCCCACGGCGTGCTGTTCCGCGGCGCGGCGGAGGGCCGCATCCGCGAGGCGCTGATTAAAGAGAACCTGCTCGAAGCCGTCATCGGCCTGCCGGCGAATCTCTTCTTCGGCACCGGCATCCCCGCCGCCATCCTGCTCTTCAACAAGGGCAAGACCCACGGCGACGTCCTCTTCATCGACGCCTCCCGCGAGTTCAAGGATGCCAAGAACCAGAACGTCCTCACCGACGAGCACCTCACCAAAATCGACGCCACTTACCGCGCCTTCCAGACGGTCGAGAAATACGCCTACCGCGCCACCTCGCAGGAACTCGCCGACAACGCCTTCAATCTCAACATCCCGCGCTACGTCGATACGTTCGAGGAGGAAGCCGAGATCGACCTCGACGCGGTGAAGCGGGAAATCACCACCCTGGAAGCCGAGCTCGCCGAAGTGCGGGCGAAGATGCAGGGATACTTGGAGGAGCTGGGGGTATGA
- a CDS encoding Fic family protein yields MDAFTTIDRLKAALDQHRPLAPAIVANLREDLIVRWTYHSNAIEGNTLTLRETKVALEGITIGGHTLREHLEAVNHRDAILLLEEGIAKNEPLSEWTIKSLHQLILKGINDDNAGRYRTVNVRISGAEHLPPDQLVVPELMERFITWYRDEAGSLHPVERAARVHSDFVKIHPFVDGNGRTSRLLMNLELMKAGYPAAVLPVERRLEYYRSLDEDHVRGNREPFLGIVSDIVRDSFQPYFHALSLPWNGISTD; encoded by the coding sequence ATGGACGCTTTCACTACCATTGACCGACTCAAAGCAGCTCTCGACCAGCATCGCCCGCTTGCCCCGGCGATCGTTGCCAACCTGCGGGAAGACCTGATCGTCCGCTGGACCTACCACTCGAACGCGATCGAGGGCAACACGCTGACCTTGCGCGAGACGAAGGTGGCGCTGGAGGGCATCACCATCGGCGGCCATACCTTGCGGGAGCACTTGGAAGCCGTGAATCACCGCGACGCCATTTTGCTGTTGGAAGAAGGGATCGCGAAGAACGAGCCGCTGAGCGAGTGGACGATCAAGTCGCTGCACCAGCTCATCCTGAAAGGCATCAATGACGACAACGCCGGCCGCTACCGGACGGTGAACGTCCGCATTTCCGGTGCCGAGCATTTGCCGCCGGACCAGCTCGTGGTTCCGGAGCTGATGGAACGCTTCATCACGTGGTATCGCGACGAGGCGGGCAGCCTTCACCCGGTCGAGCGCGCCGCGCGCGTTCACAGTGACTTCGTGAAGATCCATCCCTTCGTCGATGGCAATGGCCGCACCTCGCGGTTGCTGATGAACCTGGAACTGATGAAGGCCGGCTATCCCGCCGCCGTGCTGCCGGTGGAGCGGCGCTTGGAGTATTACCGGTCCTTGGATGAGGATCACGTGCGCGGGAACCGCGAACCGTTTCTGGGGATCGTGAGCGACATCGTGCGAGACAGCTTCCAGCCCTACTTCCATGCACTCAGCCTGCCGTGGAACGGAATTTCGACCGACTAG
- a CDS encoding DUF3892 domain-containing protein, giving the protein MATEVQVSCINKTDRHAADERIKNIGGLNADRTRWKLDVDAAIAGIESGKWSFYTFEAGKKVRVIVAVSARGRKYLKTENDGEQPNNLLSLPECP; this is encoded by the coding sequence ATGGCTACTGAAGTGCAGGTATCCTGCATCAACAAGACGGACCGCCACGCGGCGGATGAGCGCATCAAGAACATCGGCGGCCTCAATGCCGACCGCACCCGCTGGAAACTCGACGTCGATGCTGCCATCGCCGGGATCGAGTCCGGCAAGTGGAGCTTCTACACGTTTGAAGCTGGCAAGAAGGTCCGGGTGATCGTCGCCGTCAGCGCGCGCGGACGGAAGTACCTGAAGACGGAAAACGACGGGGAGCAGCCGAACAATCTGCTCAGCCTCCCGGAGTGCCCTTAA
- a CDS encoding restriction endonuclease subunit S, giving the protein MKTPANGEARRLIVHAESDTILISRSNTPALVGASAYVGDDFPLSFLPDTLWLLRPKDRDSVSMRWLAYVIGSDDCRRLLQSIASGTSQSMKKIQKGSFLRLVALTPPLTEQRKIADILSTWDEALERLDALIAAKDRRKQALMQQLLTGKKRVKGANGKWKVATLGDLLTPISRTVPKPTGSFLAAGIRSHGKGVFLKPDFKPEGIALDELFELKAGDLVVNITFAWEGAAAIVPDVADGALVSHRFPTFLFKDGLASRSFFRHYIRSKRFVFDCGLASPGGAGRNRVLSKTAFLNIELKVPSFEEQEQIGSLLDTADQELALLRRQRDALDQQKRGLMQRLLTGKIRVTPEAE; this is encoded by the coding sequence TTGAAGACCCCGGCGAATGGCGAAGCCAGACGACTGATCGTCCACGCAGAAAGCGACACGATCCTAATTAGCCGGAGCAACACCCCAGCCCTCGTCGGAGCATCTGCCTATGTCGGAGACGATTTCCCCCTGTCGTTCCTTCCCGACACGCTTTGGCTTCTTCGTCCCAAGGACCGTGATTCGGTGTCCATGCGCTGGCTCGCCTACGTCATCGGCTCCGACGACTGCCGGCGTTTACTTCAATCCATTGCGTCCGGCACGAGCCAGAGCATGAAGAAGATCCAAAAAGGCTCCTTCTTGAGACTCGTTGCGCTCACTCCGCCCCTCACTGAGCAGCGCAAGATCGCCGACATCCTCAGCACCTGGGACGAGGCCCTCGAAAGGCTCGACGCCCTCATCGCCGCCAAGGACCGCCGCAAACAGGCGCTCATGCAGCAGCTTCTCACCGGCAAGAAGCGGGTGAAGGGGGCGAATGGAAAATGGAAAGTCGCCACCTTGGGCGATCTCTTAACTCCAATTAGTAGGACTGTCCCCAAGCCAACCGGCAGCTTTCTGGCGGCAGGCATTCGGAGCCACGGCAAGGGCGTATTCCTCAAACCGGACTTCAAGCCGGAAGGGATTGCCCTCGACGAGCTTTTTGAACTCAAGGCTGGCGACCTCGTCGTCAACATCACCTTTGCTTGGGAAGGAGCAGCCGCAATCGTTCCGGATGTAGCCGACGGAGCCCTTGTTTCCCATCGCTTTCCCACGTTCCTCTTCAAGGACGGCCTAGCGTCCCGCTCATTCTTCCGCCACTACATCCGCAGCAAGCGCTTCGTGTTCGACTGCGGCCTCGCTTCGCCGGGCGGCGCTGGACGAAATCGCGTCCTTAGCAAAACCGCCTTCCTGAACATCGAACTCAAAGTTCCGTCATTTGAAGAGCAGGAACAGATCGGCTCCCTTCTCGACACCGCCGACCAAGAACTCGCCCTCCTCCGCCGCCAACGCGACGCCCTCGACCAGCAAAAGCGAGGGCTGATGCAGCGGCTTCTCACCGGTAAGATCCGCGTAACCCCTGAAGCTGAATGA
- a CDS encoding restriction endonuclease subunit S: MSNHTLAELASVRMGATLRGRDATRPDPAGSFRLIQISDLDDRGGFLTQDFTRVSPREAISSSVVLRPDDILFPNRGARTTASLFEGSDSPCFVGAQFFIIRPSSRKVMPAYVAWLLRTRDATDYFDLHRRGSNVLTLQKGAMEAFQVPLPSWEIQHAIVETDRLHHHACDLESRLAVLRHLHLEETLINRAHRP, from the coding sequence ATGTCGAACCACACGTTAGCCGAACTCGCGAGCGTTCGCATGGGAGCCACCCTGCGAGGCCGGGACGCCACCCGTCCCGACCCCGCGGGGTCTTTCCGCCTCATCCAGATCAGCGACCTCGACGATCGCGGAGGCTTCCTCACTCAGGATTTCACCCGCGTTTCCCCCCGGGAAGCGATCAGCAGCTCCGTCGTCCTCCGTCCCGACGACATCCTTTTCCCGAACCGCGGGGCGAGAACCACAGCGTCCCTATTCGAAGGAAGCGATTCCCCATGCTTCGTGGGCGCGCAGTTCTTCATCATCCGCCCGTCTTCTCGGAAAGTCATGCCCGCCTATGTCGCATGGCTCCTTCGAACCCGAGATGCCACCGACTACTTCGACCTTCATCGCCGCGGCTCCAATGTCCTCACGCTCCAGAAAGGCGCGATGGAGGCGTTCCAGGTGCCACTTCCCTCCTGGGAAATCCAGCATGCCATCGTCGAGACGGATCGCCTCCACCATCACGCCTGCGACCTGGAATCCCGGCTTGCCGTGCTTCGCCACCTCCACCTTGAAGAAACCTTGATCAACCGGGCCCACCGCCCCTGA